One region of Glycine max cultivar Williams 82 chromosome 9, Glycine_max_v4.0, whole genome shotgun sequence genomic DNA includes:
- the LOC100783074 gene encoding uncharacterized protein — MAHVPASEATAFWTDEKHVHFLNSMEASFVRTMLQNEGNSNSSTTRYSLRLDRYLPDTSESTLDLKPNSRCHRTVKHHAPSDSMGPTTRRTRIRTRSSQPCNSSEDQVVPQVEREGAAAACNSDDHKRAEN; from the exons ATGGCGCACGTGCCGGCGAGCGAAGCGACGGCGTTCTGGACGGACGAGAAGCACGTGCACTTCCTAAACTCCATGGAAGCCTCCTTCGTCCGCACAATGCTCCAAAACGAAGGCAACTCAAACTCCTCCACCACGCGCTACTCTCTGCGCCTCGACCGTTATCTCCCCGACACATCCGAATCCACCTTGGATTTGAAACCAAACTCTCGCTGCCACCGCACCGTAAAGCACCATGCACCCTCAG ATTCAATGGGTCCAACAACCAGAAGAACAAGGATCAGGACGAGATCATCTCAGCCCTGCAATTCGTCAGAGGACCAG GTGGTCCCACAAGTAGAAAGAGAAGGTGCAGCAGCAGCATGCAATAGTGACGATCATAAAAGAGCAGAAAATTAA